The Haladaptatus cibarius D43 genome window below encodes:
- a CDS encoding formyltransferase family protein, giving the protein MPPTTDDSSDSEQKAESKTSRGHSTPESSTAEQPLRVGVLLPGETVPAWMKRAIERMVAETNVEITHLVINDDAGPDDLSDYRAGSFPGGVLEYISCSVERLRKHLLWSLTGVARQFAETPDYQEPKAIDSIAGFSGAKRLYCQPLPASGFGNLLPDDVAEEVGENTDAVIRFGFGVLKGEFLEMPTHGVLSFHRGDLETYRGQPGGLWEFLNDEPTAGITLQRISETLDGGEIIAERTVDISDARTWREIERRQIAVCEQQLAVGVRRLRDSTFEPTTPDSLGTLYTMPTGVDVVRYVCKTAIGTLCRDRQTGTRESSQTQRERDVT; this is encoded by the coding sequence ATGCCTCCGACGACTGACGACTCGTCTGACAGTGAGCAGAAAGCGGAATCGAAGACGAGTCGAGGGCATTCGACTCCGGAGTCATCGACGGCGGAACAACCGCTTCGAGTCGGGGTTCTCCTTCCCGGCGAGACGGTTCCCGCGTGGATGAAACGCGCCATCGAGCGCATGGTCGCGGAGACGAACGTCGAGATTACGCATCTCGTTATCAACGACGACGCAGGGCCCGACGACCTCAGTGATTACCGTGCGGGGTCGTTTCCCGGCGGCGTTCTGGAGTACATTTCGTGTAGCGTCGAACGACTGCGGAAACATCTCCTATGGTCGTTGACCGGTGTTGCTCGGCAGTTCGCGGAAACACCCGACTACCAAGAGCCGAAAGCAATCGATTCTATCGCGGGGTTTTCGGGTGCAAAACGGTTGTACTGCCAACCCCTTCCGGCGTCCGGATTCGGCAATCTCCTCCCCGACGATGTGGCCGAGGAAGTCGGCGAAAACACGGATGCCGTCATCCGATTCGGGTTCGGCGTGCTGAAAGGCGAATTTTTGGAGATGCCGACCCACGGCGTGTTGAGTTTTCATCGCGGGGACTTGGAGACCTACCGCGGGCAGCCGGGCGGGTTGTGGGAGTTTTTGAACGACGAACCGACGGCGGGCATCACGCTCCAGCGAATCAGCGAGACGTTGGACGGCGGGGAAATCATCGCCGAACGGACGGTCGATATTTCCGACGCTCGAACGTGGCGCGAGATAGAGCGTCGGCAAATCGCCGTCTGTGAACAACAGCTCGCGGTCGGTGTCCGCCGACTGCGAGATTCGACGTTCGAACCGACTACCCCGGATTCGCTCGGCACTCTGTACACCATGCCGACGGGCGTGGATGTCGTTCGCTACGTCTGTAAAACTGCAATCGGAACCCTCTGCAGGGATAGACAGACCGGAACGAGGGAAAGCAGTCAGACGCAGCGCGAACGCGACGTTACGTGA
- a CDS encoding archaellin/type IV pilin N-terminal domain-containing protein, with protein MKDTLETRLNNRGQVGIGTLIVFIAMVLVAAIAAGVLINTAGFLQSKSEQTGEESSAQVSNRVQVVSTYGNVTDDKHVDFVNFTVMRGSGSDDINLSTATVQWIGPDSATTLVGNNSSIDGNTVIVAPENDEFAISPIKDTDRSRPVLNSQDDRLRLTIPAYHLSDDGLGLGEGDTAEVTITTQYGSTTTYQVSVPQSLSQQKAVTV; from the coding sequence ATGAAAGACACACTCGAAACGCGCCTCAACAACAGAGGTCAAGTCGGTATTGGGACACTCATCGTGTTCATTGCGATGGTGTTGGTCGCCGCGATTGCGGCGGGGGTTCTCATCAACACAGCGGGATTCCTTCAGTCGAAGTCCGAACAGACAGGTGAAGAAAGTAGTGCGCAGGTTTCGAATCGCGTGCAGGTCGTCAGCACCTACGGTAACGTCACGGACGACAAGCACGTCGATTTCGTCAACTTTACTGTCATGCGTGGGTCGGGGTCTGACGACATCAATCTCTCCACGGCTACCGTCCAGTGGATAGGGCCGGACAGCGCGACGACGCTCGTCGGTAACAACTCCTCGATAGATGGCAACACCGTCATCGTCGCACCGGAGAACGACGAGTTCGCTATCAGTCCCATCAAGGACACTGACCGCTCCCGTCCGGTTCTCAATTCGCAGGACGACCGTCTTAGATTGACGATTCCAGCCTACCACCTCAGCGACGATGGATTGGGTCTGGGAGAGGGTGACACGGCAGAAGTGACGATTACGACGCAGTACGGTTCAACCACGACGTATCAAGTCTCCGTCCCGCAGTCGCTCTCACAGCAGAAGGCAGTTACAGTCTGA
- a CDS encoding IucA/IucC family protein: protein MQELTTETDGRIDHEQLQDALSTEVWQTVGRNLLAKMLAEFSYEELIDPEETADGAYHLGLTEGVEYRFEAKERKFDWMHVEPQSLERRGTGDWEPATDPVQFLLDAQDTIGVSDMTTGHLIREYRNTMLADAHIEAKDDEGIDPTDLDYAELEGEMRGHPWITYNKGRLGFGYDDYLDYAPEQKQPVTLSWVAVSRDRSTFEAVSGLDHESLVEGELGEFREKFDTKLESKGYDPKNYYYLPIHEWQWENSIVQLFADEIATGNIVPLGDGPDEYLPQQSIRTFVNVDEEERHHVKLPLRILNTLVYRGLPGERTEAAPMVTEYIKGIYEDDTFLRDECDLILPGEIAGLNYDHPDFSQLDGSAYQYDELLGCVWRESIYTFLEDDEQAITLSALMHEEDGKPLLESLVEESGLTMEEWLDELFSTVLPPLLHYLYRYGTVFSPHGQNTILVLKDGRPHRLAVKDFVDDVNVSDQPLPELESLPDDLSAVLRSEPPEGLCQFIFSGLFVCVFRYVSDSLATHADYSEGKFWSQVRNAILDYQSEFPELEDRFELFDLLRPEFTKLCLNRNRLLDYGYEDADGRPHASEHGTVPNPLYEVAEESRPAEK, encoded by the coding sequence ATGCAAGAACTCACGACGGAAACGGATGGACGAATCGACCACGAACAACTACAAGACGCCCTCTCGACGGAGGTCTGGCAGACTGTCGGCAGAAATCTGCTGGCGAAGATGCTGGCGGAGTTCAGCTACGAGGAACTCATTGACCCCGAGGAAACCGCAGATGGGGCCTACCATCTTGGACTGACCGAGGGTGTCGAATACCGATTCGAAGCAAAAGAGCGAAAGTTCGACTGGATGCACGTCGAACCCCAGTCGCTCGAACGACGGGGGACTGGCGACTGGGAACCGGCGACCGACCCGGTTCAGTTCCTGCTTGACGCACAGGACACCATCGGCGTCTCCGACATGACGACGGGGCACCTGATTCGGGAGTATCGAAACACGATGCTCGCGGACGCGCACATCGAAGCCAAGGATGACGAGGGAATCGACCCGACAGACCTCGATTACGCCGAACTGGAAGGTGAGATGAGGGGCCATCCGTGGATTACCTACAACAAGGGTCGGCTCGGATTCGGCTACGACGACTACCTCGATTACGCACCCGAACAGAAACAGCCAGTGACGCTCTCGTGGGTCGCGGTGTCACGCGACAGATCGACCTTCGAGGCGGTGTCCGGACTCGACCACGAATCGCTGGTGGAGGGCGAACTCGGCGAATTTCGGGAGAAATTCGACACCAAACTCGAATCGAAGGGTTACGACCCCAAGAACTACTACTATCTTCCGATTCACGAGTGGCAGTGGGAGAACAGCATCGTCCAACTGTTCGCGGACGAAATCGCCACGGGGAACATCGTTCCCCTCGGCGACGGCCCGGACGAGTACCTGCCACAGCAGTCGATTCGAACCTTCGTCAACGTGGACGAGGAGGAGCGCCACCACGTCAAACTCCCGCTCCGAATTCTCAACACGCTCGTCTACCGCGGTCTGCCGGGTGAGCGAACCGAGGCCGCGCCGATGGTTACGGAGTACATCAAGGGAATTTACGAGGACGATACATTCTTGCGCGACGAATGTGACCTGATTCTCCCCGGCGAAATCGCGGGACTAAACTACGACCATCCGGATTTCTCGCAACTGGACGGTTCTGCCTACCAGTACGACGAATTGCTCGGCTGCGTCTGGCGCGAGAGCATCTACACCTTCCTCGAAGACGACGAACAGGCAATCACCCTCTCGGCGCTAATGCACGAAGAAGACGGGAAACCGCTCCTCGAATCGCTCGTGGAAGAGTCGGGGCTGACGATGGAAGAATGGCTGGACGAACTGTTCTCGACCGTCCTGCCGCCGCTTCTCCACTACCTCTATCGCTACGGAACGGTGTTCTCCCCGCACGGCCAGAACACCATCCTCGTGTTGAAAGATGGCCGACCGCACCGCCTCGCGGTGAAGGATTTCGTGGACGACGTGAACGTCAGCGACCAACCGCTTCCGGAACTCGAATCCCTACCGGACGACCTTTCCGCAGTGCTTCGCTCCGAACCGCCGGAAGGCCTCTGTCAGTTCATCTTCTCCGGACTGTTCGTCTGCGTCTTCCGGTACGTATCGGATTCGCTGGCGACCCATGCGGACTACTCGGAAGGGAAATTCTGGTCGCAGGTTCGAAACGCGATTCTCGATTACCAGTCCGAGTTCCCCGAACTCGAAGACAGATTCGAACTGTTCGACCTGCTCCGCCCCGAGTTCACCAAACTCTGTCTGAACCGAAACCGCCTGCTGGACTACGGCTATGAGGATGCGGATGGGCGGCCACACGCCTCCGAGCACGGCACGGTTCCGAATCCGCTGTACGAGGTTGCAGAGGAGTCACGACCTGCCGAGAAATAG
- a CDS encoding lysine N(6)-hydroxylase/L-ornithine N(5)-oxygenase family protein: protein MTGTNETETSEGQGEDVYDVLGIGLGPFNLGLSALLSPTDLNSVFLEQKPEFEWHGGMLIEDATLEVPFMADLVTLADPTSDYSYLNYLRQHDRLYEFYFYETFQVPRREYDEYCRWTAEELDNTRFSRRVTNVTYDESADEFRVIARSPENGNAGETGEMGEPIEYRAKDIVVGVGSVPFVPEPLRGHSDEDVFHSASYLNRRERCLDADSITVVGSGQSAAEIFLDLLRHQPEAEFRLDWLTRSDGFFPMEYSKLGLQHFTPEYTQYFHELEQKTKDDLLPEQGLLYKGIDENTSEEIYDLLYERSVGGDDPNVGMLAMTDVQDIEQVGDSYRLICEQWQVGERFAHESDVVILGTGYHRPTPSFLAGVEERIARDAKGRVRVESNFEVGFDAESRMFVQNAGMHAHGVGTPDLGLGCYRNAHIIESIAGEEVYPVDEDTVFQDFSVEQFVSKAPNSERLRSERTPLQED, encoded by the coding sequence ATGACGGGGACGAATGAGACGGAGACGAGCGAAGGGCAAGGTGAAGACGTGTACGACGTTCTCGGAATCGGACTCGGCCCGTTCAATCTCGGCCTCTCTGCCTTGCTTTCTCCCACCGATTTGAATTCGGTGTTCTTGGAACAGAAACCCGAGTTCGAATGGCACGGCGGGATGCTCATCGAGGACGCGACGCTCGAAGTGCCCTTTATGGCCGACCTCGTGACGCTCGCCGACCCGACGAGCGACTACAGCTATCTGAACTACCTGCGTCAGCACGACCGTCTCTACGAATTTTACTTCTACGAGACGTTTCAGGTGCCGCGCCGGGAGTACGACGAATACTGTCGTTGGACTGCCGAGGAGTTGGACAACACTCGGTTCAGTCGGCGCGTGACCAACGTGACCTACGACGAATCGGCGGACGAATTCCGCGTCATCGCACGCAGTCCCGAAAACGGAAACGCGGGCGAGACGGGCGAAATGGGTGAGCCAATCGAATACCGCGCGAAGGACATCGTCGTCGGTGTCGGGAGCGTTCCGTTCGTTCCGGAACCGCTTCGCGGTCATTCCGACGAAGACGTGTTCCACTCGGCCTCGTATCTAAATCGGCGAGAACGCTGTTTGGACGCCGATTCGATTACGGTCGTCGGGTCGGGCCAGAGCGCCGCAGAGATATTCCTCGATTTGCTTCGCCATCAACCGGAGGCGGAGTTCCGTCTCGATTGGCTCACTCGGTCTGACGGGTTCTTCCCGATGGAGTACTCGAAACTGGGACTCCAGCATTTCACGCCGGAGTACACCCAGTACTTCCACGAGTTAGAACAGAAGACGAAAGACGACCTCCTGCCGGAACAGGGCTTGTTGTACAAAGGCATCGACGAGAACACCAGCGAGGAAATCTACGACCTGCTCTACGAGCGGTCTGTCGGCGGCGACGACCCGAACGTCGGCATGCTCGCTATGACGGACGTACAGGACATCGAGCAGGTCGGCGATAGCTATCGCCTGATCTGCGAGCAGTGGCAGGTTGGCGAACGATTCGCTCACGAGAGCGACGTCGTGATTTTAGGCACGGGGTACCACCGCCCGACGCCCTCGTTCCTCGCCGGAGTCGAGGAGCGAATCGCCCGAGACGCGAAGGGGCGAGTCCGCGTTGAATCCAACTTCGAAGTCGGATTCGACGCGGAGAGCAGGATGTTCGTCCAGAACGCCGGAATGCACGCCCACGGCGTCGGCACGCCCGACCTCGGACTCGGTTGTTATCGAAACGCACACATCATCGAATCGATCGCTGGAGAGGAGGTGTATCCCGTGGATGAAGACACCGTCTTTCAGGATTTCTCGGTCGAGCAATTCGTCTCAAAAGCACCGAACAGCGAACGACTGCGGAGCGAGCGGACACCATTGCAGGAGGATTAA
- a CDS encoding GNAT family N-acetyltransferase, with translation MTGLAGIVASEYDFQTHDSTIEKTVSFRNVAMERDLGRLHRWLNEPHVLPYWQWNDPLPEFREKLAEKLDDDHMTPYIGHLDHVPMSYWESYWAVDDDLADHYDAKPTDQGIHLLIGVPEFLGHGYAEPLLRAMTAFQFRHDETDRVVTEPDVRNEKVIHVFEKCGFEPQREIELEEKDALLMICERERFEREVLG, from the coding sequence ATGACCGGCCTCGCCGGAATCGTGGCGTCGGAGTACGACTTCCAGACGCACGATTCGACCATCGAGAAGACGGTTTCGTTCCGCAACGTGGCGATGGAGCGCGACCTCGGTCGCCTCCATCGCTGGCTGAACGAACCCCACGTCCTACCCTACTGGCAGTGGAACGACCCGCTTCCCGAGTTCCGCGAAAAACTCGCGGAAAAGCTCGACGACGACCACATGACGCCCTACATCGGCCATCTCGACCACGTCCCGATGAGCTACTGGGAGTCTTACTGGGCGGTGGACGACGACCTCGCAGACCACTACGACGCGAAGCCGACAGATCAAGGGATTCACCTGCTCATCGGCGTGCCCGAATTTTTGGGCCATGGTTACGCAGAGCCGCTGCTTCGGGCGATGACCGCCTTCCAGTTTCGCCACGACGAAACCGACCGCGTGGTGACCGAACCCGATGTCCGTAACGAGAAAGTTATTCACGTCTTCGAGAAATGCGGCTTCGAGCCACAGCGCGAAATCGAACTGGAGGAAAAGGACGCCCTCTTGATGATTTGTGAGCGCGAGCGATTCGAGCGGGAGGTGCTGGGCTGA
- a CDS encoding IucA/IucC family protein has protein sequence MTAPETAQLDSSIESADAAESATIHAFLNCYLRETGAYDVVPDDSAAADETIQFELPILGIGVRAPLSYRSPTGRHLFDLPIRFKASEGWRDLDYATLSSLVVKELSLARGGDHVGDELLFRVLSSKARIERFVRARAHDRDRLYGTDFEFKDAEQSLIFGHLLHPTPKSREGIAERNAPTYAPELRGEFSLHYFRADPQIVAQDSARDRRADEWVKGELRDDSEVSESFREKHVESDDVLIPVHPWQANHLLSQPHVESLLADGRLQYLGAHGEPYYPTSSVRTLYNPESAFMVKGSLAVNITNSERTNKRPELERGVAITELMDTELGSELETRFPNFGVVRDPAYLTVDVGTKSAPESGFEVVLRENPFRGEDAKGASPIVGLCQDHMFGGDSRLANVVSEIADREGRPTADVSEDWFRQYLAISLRPVLWLYLNYGIGLEAHQQNSVLTLRDGYPGRFHYRDNQGYYFTESGHDEVDALLPGVAERADTLVSDELADERIRYYVVLNNVLGVINAFGTAELVDESRLLSILREELESLTEHDHEESSLLSSLLTQERLACKANLLTRFRGMDELTGTLENQSVYTEVPNPIVTATEDENE, from the coding sequence ATGACGGCACCGGAGACTGCCCAACTGGACTCGAGCATCGAATCGGCGGATGCCGCCGAATCTGCGACGATTCACGCATTCCTCAACTGCTATCTCCGGGAAACCGGCGCGTACGACGTGGTTCCCGACGACTCCGCAGCGGCCGATGAGACGATTCAGTTCGAACTCCCGATTCTGGGAATCGGCGTTCGAGCGCCGCTGTCGTATCGTTCTCCAACCGGGAGACATCTGTTCGACCTCCCGATTCGGTTCAAAGCGAGTGAGGGCTGGCGTGACCTCGACTACGCGACCCTGTCGAGTCTCGTCGTCAAGGAACTCTCGCTCGCACGAGGAGGCGACCACGTCGGCGACGAACTGCTCTTCCGCGTGCTGTCGAGCAAGGCCCGAATCGAGCGGTTCGTCCGCGCTCGCGCGCACGACCGCGACCGACTGTACGGCACCGACTTCGAATTTAAAGACGCCGAGCAGTCGTTGATTTTCGGCCACCTGCTCCACCCGACGCCGAAAAGCCGAGAAGGTATCGCGGAACGAAACGCCCCCACCTATGCCCCGGAACTGCGGGGAGAATTTTCGCTCCACTACTTCCGGGCCGACCCCCAAATCGTGGCACAGGATTCCGCGCGCGACCGGCGTGCCGACGAATGGGTCAAAGGCGAACTGCGGGACGATTCCGAGGTTTCGGAATCCTTCCGCGAGAAACACGTGGAAAGCGACGACGTGCTGATCCCGGTACATCCGTGGCAGGCGAACCACCTGCTCTCCCAACCGCACGTCGAATCCCTGCTGGCGGATGGCAGGCTTCAGTACCTCGGCGCGCACGGCGAGCCGTACTACCCCACGTCGTCGGTTCGAACCCTCTACAATCCGGAGTCGGCGTTCATGGTGAAAGGATCGCTCGCGGTGAACATCACCAACTCGGAGCGGACGAACAAACGCCCGGAACTGGAACGCGGCGTGGCAATCACCGAACTGATGGACACCGAACTCGGGTCGGAACTCGAAACCCGGTTCCCGAATTTCGGCGTGGTGCGCGACCCGGCGTATCTCACCGTCGATGTCGGAACGAAGTCGGCACCCGAATCCGGATTCGAGGTCGTCCTGCGCGAAAATCCATTCCGCGGCGAGGACGCGAAGGGTGCCTCGCCAATCGTCGGCCTCTGTCAAGACCACATGTTTGGTGGCGATTCGCGCCTCGCAAACGTCGTCTCGGAAATCGCTGACAGGGAAGGAAGACCCACGGCCGACGTGAGCGAAGACTGGTTCCGCCAGTATCTCGCCATCTCGCTCAGGCCGGTGCTGTGGCTCTACCTGAACTACGGAATCGGTTTGGAGGCCCATCAGCAAAACAGCGTTCTGACGCTCCGTGACGGCTATCCAGGCCGATTCCACTACCGAGACAATCAGGGCTACTACTTCACCGAGTCGGGCCACGACGAAGTCGATGCCCTGCTTCCGGGCGTCGCGGAACGCGCCGACACGCTGGTCTCGGACGAGTTGGCGGACGAACGAATCCGCTACTACGTCGTCCTGAACAACGTGCTCGGCGTGATCAACGCCTTTGGCACGGCGGAACTCGTGGACGAGTCTCGCCTGCTGTCGATTCTGCGCGAGGAACTCGAATCCCTGACCGAACACGACCACGAGGAATCGTCCTTGCTGTCGAGTCTGCTCACACAGGAACGGTTGGCCTGCAAGGCGAACCTACTGACGCGGTTCCGCGGCATGGACGAACTGACCGGAACGCTCGAAAACCAGTCGGTCTATACCGAGGTTCCGAACCCCATCGTGACGGCCACGGAGGATGAAAACGAATGA
- a CDS encoding pyridoxal phosphate-dependent decarboxylase family protein, translating into MNKSPEERLASSAKPSAESADFADGEDSADAATPEESLFLGGEKGAEAYRTTMEQTTNAVLDAFVENADPYSGASPESLREEIAEVEMIPDSGEGLESALESAESVLRNSVGVSNPQCLAHLHCPPMISGLAAEAMLSATNQSMDSWDQSPAATHLETRMVEALCDLFGYGDSGDGVFTSGGTQSNFMGLLLARERFAKERFGTNVQRSGLPHRAKAMRILCSEEAHFTAEQAAAHLGLGENAVVTVESNDDREMCPDALDRTLAELDERELLPFALVGTAGTTDFGSIDPLSELAERAEEHDLWFHVDAAYGGALALSDRHRELLSGIDRADSLSVDFHKLFYQPISCGAFLLRDGSQYEHIARNASYLNPEDASVPNLVAKSVQTTRRFDALKPFVSFRALGRDGFGTLVDETIALAEEVAELLVSDSSFELVAEPTINAVVFRYRPDSDMDDERLSWLNEAIRESLLREGDAVVARTEVDGVTALKFTLLNPQTTLADVADILDAIERRGSSLRAVFPEVER; encoded by the coding sequence ATGAACAAATCACCCGAAGAGCGTCTCGCGTCTTCGGCGAAACCGTCCGCGGAATCAGCCGATTTCGCGGACGGAGAGGATTCTGCGGACGCCGCGACGCCCGAAGAATCCCTGTTTTTGGGCGGCGAGAAGGGCGCAGAGGCGTATCGAACGACGATGGAGCAGACGACGAACGCGGTTCTCGATGCGTTCGTGGAAAACGCAGACCCGTACTCTGGTGCCAGTCCGGAATCGCTCCGCGAGGAGATCGCCGAGGTGGAGATGATTCCGGACTCTGGCGAGGGGTTGGAGTCGGCCCTCGAATCGGCCGAATCCGTTCTCCGAAATTCGGTCGGCGTTTCGAACCCGCAGTGTCTCGCGCACCTGCACTGCCCGCCGATGATTTCCGGACTCGCCGCGGAGGCGATGCTGTCCGCGACGAACCAGTCCATGGACTCGTGGGACCAGAGTCCGGCGGCGACACACCTCGAAACGCGGATGGTAGAAGCACTCTGTGACCTGTTCGGCTACGGCGATTCCGGCGACGGCGTGTTCACCTCCGGCGGGACGCAGTCGAACTTCATGGGCCTGCTACTGGCCCGCGAACGGTTCGCCAAAGAACGATTCGGCACCAACGTACAGCGGTCGGGACTGCCCCACCGCGCGAAAGCTATGCGAATCCTCTGCTCCGAGGAAGCGCACTTCACCGCGGAACAGGCGGCCGCCCACCTCGGACTTGGGGAAAACGCGGTCGTCACCGTCGAATCGAACGACGACCGGGAGATGTGTCCCGACGCGCTCGACCGCACCTTGGCCGAACTGGACGAGCGCGAACTGCTCCCGTTCGCGCTCGTCGGCACGGCGGGAACCACCGACTTCGGAAGCATCGACCCACTCTCCGAACTCGCGGAGCGCGCGGAGGAACACGACCTGTGGTTCCACGTCGATGCGGCCTACGGCGGCGCGCTGGCGCTGTCAGACCGCCATCGGGAACTGCTTTCGGGTATCGACCGAGCGGATTCCCTGTCGGTGGATTTCCACAAGTTGTTCTACCAGCCGATTAGCTGTGGCGCGTTCCTCCTACGCGACGGGTCGCAGTACGAACACATCGCGCGAAACGCCTCGTACCTTAATCCGGAGGACGCCTCCGTGCCGAACCTCGTCGCCAAATCAGTGCAGACGACGCGACGATTCGACGCGCTGAAGCCGTTCGTTTCCTTCCGCGCGCTCGGTCGGGACGGATTCGGGACGCTGGTCGATGAGACGATTGCCCTCGCGGAGGAGGTTGCGGAACTGCTCGTTTCCGATTCGTCGTTCGAACTGGTCGCCGAACCGACCATCAACGCGGTCGTGTTCCGCTATCGTCCTGATAGCGACATGGACGACGAGCGATTGAGTTGGCTGAACGAGGCGATACGCGAATCACTGCTGCGAGAGGGTGATGCCGTGGTCGCCCGAACCGAAGTGGACGGCGTTACCGCGCTGAAGTTCACCCTGCTTAATCCGCAAACCACGCTGGCCGATGTCGCGGACATCCTCGACGCAATCGAACGACGCGGCAGTTCCCTTCGCGCTGTTTTCCCGGAGGTGGAACGATGA
- a CDS encoding diaminobutyrate--2-oxoglutarate transaminase — MTGSESENARLLSQQARRESNARTYPRHLPIAIERANGVEVEDADGNVYYDCLAGAGTLALGHNHPVVVQTIEDVLDAERPLHTLDITTPTKERFVDTLFDSLPDEFSESARVQFCSPAGTDAIEAALKLVKTATGNRSVLAFQGGYHGMTHGALGLMGNTDPKESVPGTMPDVHHLPYPSEYRCPFGIGGESGHETASRYVEHVLSDPESGVVSPAGMVLELVQGEGGAIPAPDDWTREIRRMTQERDIPLVVDEIQTGLGRTGELYAFEHADIVPDVITLSKAVGGGLPLSVVVYKEELDVWEPGAHAGTFRGDQLAMAAGQATIEHVLENDLDSHAEKMGDRLRSHLEDTQATFDCVGDVRGRGLMLGAEIVDIAAETDDLGHYPTHSDLASEIRDECFDRGLIVELGGRDSSTVRFLPPLIVTKDDVDAIAERFYDAVGTAVRREVTAK; from the coding sequence ATGACCGGGAGCGAAAGCGAAAATGCGCGCTTGCTGTCCCAGCAAGCGCGCCGGGAATCGAACGCGCGAACGTACCCCCGTCACCTTCCGATTGCCATCGAGCGAGCGAACGGCGTCGAAGTCGAGGACGCGGATGGAAACGTCTACTACGACTGTCTGGCGGGGGCAGGAACGCTCGCGCTCGGCCACAACCACCCCGTCGTGGTGCAGACCATCGAGGACGTGCTGGACGCAGAGCGACCACTGCACACGCTCGACATCACGACGCCGACGAAAGAGCGGTTCGTGGACACGCTGTTCGACAGCCTTCCCGACGAGTTTTCGGAGTCAGCGCGGGTACAGTTCTGTAGCCCCGCCGGAACCGACGCCATCGAAGCGGCGCTGAAACTCGTCAAAACAGCCACCGGAAATCGCTCCGTACTCGCGTTTCAGGGCGGCTATCACGGGATGACCCACGGCGCACTCGGACTGATGGGCAACACCGACCCGAAAGAATCCGTTCCGGGAACGATGCCCGACGTGCATCATCTCCCGTATCCCTCGGAGTATCGCTGTCCGTTCGGTATCGGCGGCGAATCCGGCCACGAAACCGCGAGTCGATACGTTGAACACGTCCTTTCGGATCCGGAAAGCGGCGTCGTCTCCCCGGCAGGAATGGTGCTCGAACTCGTGCAGGGCGAGGGCGGCGCGATTCCCGCCCCCGACGACTGGACGCGGGAAATCCGGCGGATGACCCAAGAACGCGACATCCCGCTCGTCGTGGACGAAATCCAGACCGGACTCGGCCGCACGGGCGAACTGTACGCCTTCGAGCACGCCGACATCGTACCCGACGTGATAACGCTCTCGAAAGCGGTCGGCGGCGGCCTCCCGCTTTCGGTCGTCGTCTACAAAGAGGAGTTAGACGTGTGGGAACCGGGTGCCCACGCTGGAACCTTCCGCGGCGACCAACTGGCGATGGCGGCGGGACAGGCGACCATCGAGCACGTCCTCGAAAACGACCTCGACTCCCACGCCGAGAAAATGGGCGACAGACTCAGGAGTCACCTCGAAGACACTCAAGCAACGTTCGACTGCGTCGGCGACGTTCGCGGGCGGGGTTTGATGCTCGGCGCAGAAATCGTCGATATCGCCGCAGAGACGGACGACCTCGGACATTATCCGACACATTCCGACCTCGCCTCCGAAATCCGTGACGAATGTTTCGACCGCGGCCTCATCGTGGAACTGGGCGGCCGCGACAGCAGTACGGTTCGATTCCTGCCGCCGCTCATCGTCACGAAGGACGACGTGGACGCCATCGCCGAGCGATTTTACGACGCGGTCGGCACCGCGGTTCGCCGGGAGGTGACCGCCAAATGA
- a CDS encoding DUF7344 domain-containing protein — MSDSEKRLDNIETVRNHPEEAYEPKLSSETIARVLQNQRRETICRVLSNGSNVTTLDELVDTLVELEANASEAEIEPNRESMSIQLHHVHLPLLEDIGLIAYENRCGTVRYWGHSKIDGLFD, encoded by the coding sequence ATGAGCGATTCCGAGAAACGACTCGACAATATTGAAACTGTGCGGAATCACCCCGAAGAAGCATACGAGCCGAAATTGTCGTCCGAAACTATCGCACGGGTTCTGCAGAATCAACGGCGGGAAACTATCTGCCGCGTCCTCTCGAACGGTTCCAACGTTACGACGCTGGATGAACTCGTTGACACGCTTGTGGAACTGGAAGCGAACGCGTCGGAGGCGGAAATCGAACCTAACCGTGAATCAATGTCCATCCAACTCCACCACGTCCACCTCCCGCTGTTGGAAGATATTGGCCTCATCGCGTACGAAAACCGGTGTGGCACCGTTCGTTACTGGGGACATTCGAAGATAGACGGTCTTTTTGACTAG